The following proteins come from a genomic window of Paenibacillus sp. CAA11:
- a CDS encoding GH36-type glycosyl hydrolase domain-containing protein: MTTVADKKLSIQKGNLTFSFLSSGELYQACGGAAMINQWLSNPLDGALGNLYLRLHLEDGIQAFPLLGIRSGSRALQSGSRVIWKGEVEHKEGTVRYQVQFIPTEQGIWFWDIQLEGSALEVDVIYTQDVGIADVGAVRSNEAYLSQYIDHTVFEDAQKGYVVCSRQNQPQGGRFPYLQQGSLTKAVGYSTDGFQFFGLSYKETNQAEALYRSSLANEVYQYEFAFTALQSERIRLQGEARFVFYGLFQEDHPEAISGLEYQDLLQQAWNEAEGVAAEAQETDVLLDAVAQAGNIGEPLHSLSMLEEVVDRLYPRRYQEEREEGQLLAFFTDTYEHVVLKEKELRVERPHGHILMSGENARLRDDTITTTSYMYGIFNSQLVVGNTNFNKMMSNARNALNVPKMSGQRLYVEVDGKYRLLTMPSLFEMGFNYARWIYKTDADTFIVTNYTTVDSPEVRLHVRAVSGANYRFLITNQITMHVGEYEVPYRMEQNEETGILSFRAADASISSEIYPDLVYRMILDGAEYKAGDEELLAAGPVQGSASLIVLSTSPSSEWTLTVQGLLHGGELPYRQRPVEAEITRYREFYAGTMNGFKLSKRGETEDKLFKVNALAWWYTHNMLVHYSVPHGLEQYGGAAWGTRDVCQGPVEYFLATHKYEQVREILLTVFAHQYEDDGNWPQWFMFDKYTRIQQEESHGDIIVWPLKVLGDYLTATLDYSILDEQVPYTRKHSFDFTETKASIKEHAQKELNYIKQHFLHDTFLSSYGDGDWDDTLQPANAQLKQYMVSSWTVALTYQTVRQLAGILKKHDSDLAGELDQLTEGIRRDFNRYMLGTDVIPGFLYFEDPQEAKLMLHPTDEETGIQYRLLPMTRGMISELLTPEQAAAHDQLIQEKLFCPDGVRLMNRPAQYVGGVSVHFKRAEQAANFGREIGLQYVHAHIRYVEAMAKLGKGERVWHGLAAINPVGIREEVPNAELRQSNAYFSSSDGKFSTRYEAQEQFDKLRTGSVPVKGGWRIYSSGPGIYMNQLISNALGIRQAEGDLLIDPVLPEELDGTSFDFEYGGGQVTFNYHIQSGTVRSVQINGQEAAAERTDNRYREGGLRIKREEFDKLRSEGSTVVDIYM, from the coding sequence ATGACAACTGTAGCTGATAAGAAGCTGTCTATTCAGAAGGGGAATCTGACCTTCTCTTTTCTAAGCAGCGGAGAATTGTACCAGGCATGCGGCGGTGCCGCCATGATCAATCAATGGCTCAGCAATCCGTTGGATGGGGCGCTCGGCAATCTCTATCTCAGACTGCACTTGGAAGACGGGATTCAGGCCTTCCCGCTGCTTGGAATCCGGTCAGGGAGCCGTGCTCTTCAATCGGGCAGCCGGGTGATCTGGAAGGGAGAAGTTGAACATAAAGAGGGGACGGTTCGCTATCAGGTTCAATTTATACCTACAGAGCAAGGGATATGGTTCTGGGATATCCAGCTGGAGGGCTCCGCTCTGGAAGTGGATGTGATCTATACGCAGGATGTAGGGATTGCCGATGTCGGCGCGGTGCGCAGCAATGAGGCCTACCTGTCCCAGTACATTGATCATACGGTATTTGAGGATGCGCAGAAGGGATACGTAGTTTGCTCCCGCCAGAACCAGCCTCAAGGCGGCCGATTTCCGTATCTTCAGCAGGGTTCGTTAACCAAGGCGGTCGGTTATTCTACCGATGGGTTTCAGTTCTTCGGCCTCTCCTATAAGGAGACCAACCAAGCTGAAGCGTTGTACCGCTCCAGCCTTGCGAACGAGGTTTACCAATACGAGTTCGCCTTCACAGCGCTGCAATCCGAGCGGATTCGTCTGCAAGGAGAAGCCCGGTTTGTATTCTATGGCCTATTCCAAGAGGATCATCCCGAAGCGATCTCGGGGCTGGAATACCAAGACCTGCTACAGCAGGCCTGGAACGAGGCTGAAGGTGTAGCGGCCGAGGCACAAGAGACAGACGTGCTGCTGGACGCAGTTGCGCAGGCCGGGAATATTGGCGAGCCGCTCCATTCGCTGTCCATGCTTGAGGAAGTGGTGGACCGGCTGTACCCTCGGCGTTATCAGGAAGAGCGTGAAGAAGGGCAGCTGCTGGCATTTTTTACGGATACCTATGAGCATGTAGTTCTTAAGGAAAAAGAGCTGCGGGTTGAACGGCCGCATGGGCATATTCTGATGAGCGGGGAGAATGCCCGCCTTAGAGACGATACGATTACAACGACCTCTTATATGTACGGTATTTTCAATTCTCAGCTGGTGGTCGGCAATACGAACTTCAATAAAATGATGTCCAATGCGCGGAATGCGCTGAACGTGCCAAAAATGTCGGGCCAGCGTCTGTACGTAGAGGTGGATGGAAAGTATAGGCTCCTTACGATGCCATCCCTCTTCGAAATGGGCTTTAACTATGCCCGCTGGATCTATAAGACGGACGCGGATACGTTCATCGTGACCAATTACACTACGGTGGACTCGCCGGAGGTCAGACTCCATGTACGTGCCGTAAGCGGAGCGAATTACCGTTTTCTGATCACAAACCAAATTACAATGCATGTTGGGGAATATGAAGTTCCTTATCGTATGGAGCAAAATGAGGAGACCGGCATCTTAAGCTTCCGTGCGGCTGATGCATCGATTAGCTCGGAAATTTATCCTGATCTTGTATACCGGATGATCCTGGATGGAGCAGAATATAAAGCAGGTGATGAAGAGCTGCTGGCAGCTGGGCCTGTTCAAGGCAGCGCGTCCCTGATCGTACTCTCTACCTCACCGAGCTCGGAATGGACGTTGACGGTTCAAGGTTTGCTTCATGGAGGTGAGCTTCCATACCGGCAGCGTCCGGTAGAGGCGGAGATTACCCGTTACCGTGAGTTCTATGCAGGCACGATGAATGGCTTTAAGCTGAGCAAGCGGGGAGAGACGGAGGATAAGCTCTTTAAGGTTAATGCGCTCGCCTGGTGGTACACGCATAATATGCTCGTTCATTACTCTGTGCCCCACGGGTTGGAGCAATACGGGGGAGCTGCGTGGGGAACACGGGATGTGTGCCAGGGTCCTGTAGAATATTTCTTGGCCACTCATAAGTATGAGCAGGTGCGGGAAATTCTGCTTACCGTATTTGCCCATCAGTACGAAGATGACGGTAATTGGCCACAGTGGTTCATGTTCGATAAGTATACCCGCATCCAGCAGGAAGAAAGCCATGGCGACATTATCGTCTGGCCGCTCAAAGTGCTGGGAGATTACCTCACGGCAACGCTGGATTATTCCATTTTGGATGAGCAGGTTCCTTACACCCGGAAGCACAGCTTTGACTTTACAGAGACCAAGGCTTCCATTAAGGAGCATGCGCAAAAAGAGCTGAATTATATCAAGCAGCATTTCCTTCATGATACCTTCTTGTCTTCTTACGGGGATGGAGATTGGGATGATACTCTGCAGCCTGCGAATGCCCAGCTGAAGCAGTATATGGTCAGCAGCTGGACAGTAGCGTTAACTTATCAGACTGTTCGTCAGCTTGCAGGCATTTTGAAGAAGCATGATTCTGATTTGGCTGGCGAGCTGGATCAATTAACCGAAGGGATTCGCCGTGATTTCAATCGCTATATGCTGGGCACGGATGTAATTCCGGGCTTCCTGTATTTCGAAGACCCGCAGGAGGCTAAGCTTATGCTCCATCCTACGGATGAGGAGACGGGGATTCAGTATCGTCTGCTGCCGATGACGCGCGGCATGATCAGCGAGCTGCTCACTCCGGAGCAGGCAGCGGCTCATGATCAGCTAATTCAGGAGAAACTGTTCTGTCCGGACGGCGTCCGCCTGATGAACCGGCCAGCCCAATATGTGGGCGGGGTGAGCGTTCATTTCAAGCGTGCAGAACAGGCTGCTAACTTCGGGCGTGAGATTGGCCTGCAGTATGTTCACGCGCATATCCGCTATGTGGAGGCGATGGCGAAGCTCGGCAAGGGCGAGCGGGTTTGGCATGGGCTTGCAGCGATCAACCCTGTGGGCATCCGTGAGGAGGTGCCAAATGCGGAACTGCGCCAAAGCAATGCTTATTTCAGCAGCTCTGACGGAAAGTTCAGCACAAGATACGAAGCGCAGGAGCAATTTGACAAGCTGCGAACCGGTTCGGTTCCCGTGAAGGGGGGCTGGAGAATCTATTCCAGCGGACCAGGGATTTACATGAACCAGCTGATTTCCAATGCGCTTGGAATTCGCCAGGCAGAGGGGGATCTCCTGATTGACCCTGTGCTTCCAGAGGAGCTCGACGGGACAAGCTTTGATTTTGAATATGGTGGAGGACAGGTTACCTTTAACTATCATATTCAAAGCGGCACAGTTCGTTCTGTTCAAATTAATGGACAGGAGGCAGCGGCCGAGAGAACGGACAACCGTTATCGGGAAGGCGGCCTGCGAATAAAGCGCGAGGAATTTGATAAATTGCGTTCTGAAGGAAGCACTGTCGTAGATATATATATGTAG
- a CDS encoding glycoside hydrolase family 3 N-terminal domain-containing protein: protein MASRLAKELLTKMTLEEKVSQLLQLAAPFYDEIKDDGEITGPMEELGITDAHVSGSGSVLGVSGAENVIALQNKHLENSRLGIPLLVMADIVHGFKTIFPIPLAIGCSWDMELAEASAEIAAKEAAVSGVHVTFAPMVDLVRDPRWGRVMESTGEDPYLNSLFARAFVRGFQGQDLASEKHRVAACVKHFAAYGLAEGGREYNTVDLSERQLREYYLPAYKAALDEGCEMVMTSFNTVEGIPASGNKKLMRDLLREEWGFEGVLISDWAAIKEMIAHGVAEGEEEAALKAIEAGVDIEMMTPCYVHHLPQLVQEGRVDEALIDEAVLRILELKEKLGLFEEPHRGADPEAEAQLVFSAAHREVARELAVKSSVLLKNEGGLLPLDPGQKVALIGPFAASGDILGWWSWQGSKEKAAQLGTAMQQASAQASNVVIAQGCQIESISEAEVQEAEAAAKAADVIILALGESSEMSGEGASRSDIRLPEAQLELVRRISLLGKPLAIVLFNGRPLDLHGVYDEADALLEAWYPGSEGGAAVADLLYGKANPSGRLSMSFPHTVGQIPVYYNHFNTGRPLSEASSEERYISKYLDIPNEPLLPFGYGLSYTSFAYGELVLSSDSLTAENPLTASVKVTNTGSLTGEETVQLYVRDITGEVVRPMKELKGFRKVRLTPGESAEITFEINEPLLRYYHSDLSYKSDPGRFELFIGPNSRDAAKGSFQLVR, encoded by the coding sequence ATGGCAAGTAGGCTGGCCAAAGAGCTATTAACAAAAATGACGCTTGAAGAGAAAGTCTCTCAGCTGCTGCAGCTGGCAGCGCCCTTCTACGATGAGATCAAAGATGACGGGGAAATTACGGGTCCGATGGAAGAGCTGGGTATCACGGATGCTCATGTAAGTGGTTCCGGTTCCGTGCTTGGCGTGTCCGGTGCGGAGAACGTTATCGCGCTGCAGAATAAGCATTTGGAGAATAGCAGGCTCGGTATCCCGCTCTTAGTGATGGCCGATATTGTGCACGGCTTCAAGACCATCTTCCCGATCCCGCTAGCAATTGGCTGCTCCTGGGATATGGAGCTTGCAGAGGCAAGCGCTGAGATTGCAGCCAAGGAGGCCGCGGTTTCGGGCGTGCATGTCACCTTCGCCCCAATGGTGGACCTTGTGCGCGATCCCCGCTGGGGACGCGTAATGGAATCGACAGGGGAGGATCCTTACCTCAACTCCCTGTTTGCGCGAGCCTTTGTCCGCGGGTTCCAGGGTCAGGACCTGGCTTCTGAGAAGCATCGTGTAGCCGCCTGTGTGAAGCACTTTGCGGCTTACGGGCTCGCAGAGGGAGGACGGGAGTACAACACCGTCGATCTGTCCGAACGCCAGCTTCGGGAATATTATCTGCCGGCATATAAGGCAGCGCTTGATGAAGGCTGTGAAATGGTGATGACCTCCTTCAATACCGTGGAAGGCATCCCGGCCAGCGGCAACAAGAAGCTCATGCGTGATTTGCTGCGGGAAGAATGGGGCTTTGAAGGGGTGCTCATCTCCGACTGGGCTGCGATCAAGGAAATGATCGCCCACGGTGTCGCTGAGGGCGAAGAGGAAGCGGCGCTCAAAGCCATTGAGGCTGGAGTGGACATCGAGATGATGACACCATGCTATGTCCATCATTTGCCTCAGCTGGTTCAGGAGGGACGGGTGGACGAAGCGCTGATTGATGAAGCTGTCCTGCGCATCCTTGAATTGAAAGAAAAGCTGGGTCTGTTTGAAGAGCCGCATCGCGGTGCTGATCCTGAAGCGGAAGCCCAGCTGGTCTTCAGCGCAGCACATCGGGAAGTAGCCCGAGAGCTTGCTGTGAAATCCAGCGTGCTGCTCAAGAATGAAGGCGGGCTTCTGCCGCTGGATCCGGGCCAGAAGGTCGCGCTGATCGGGCCGTTCGCCGCAAGCGGAGATATCCTTGGCTGGTGGTCATGGCAGGGCTCGAAAGAGAAGGCTGCGCAGCTAGGAACAGCAATGCAGCAGGCTAGCGCCCAGGCTTCGAATGTGGTCATCGCTCAAGGCTGCCAGATCGAATCGATCTCGGAGGCCGAGGTGCAGGAGGCCGAAGCAGCTGCGAAGGCTGCCGATGTGATCATTCTGGCGCTTGGAGAATCTTCCGAGATGAGCGGCGAGGGCGCAAGCCGCAGCGATATCCGGCTGCCGGAGGCTCAGCTTGAGCTGGTGCGCCGTATATCGCTGCTTGGGAAGCCGCTGGCGATCGTCTTGTTCAACGGAAGACCTCTGGATCTGCATGGCGTATACGATGAAGCGGATGCTTTGCTGGAGGCATGGTATCCAGGCAGTGAAGGGGGGGCTGCGGTGGCCGACCTTCTGTATGGCAAGGCTAACCCTTCAGGCCGGTTAAGCATGTCCTTCCCGCATACGGTCGGGCAAATTCCGGTCTATTACAACCATTTCAATACCGGCCGTCCTTTATCGGAAGCGAGCAGCGAGGAACGTTATATTTCCAAGTATTTGGATATTCCGAATGAGCCGCTGCTGCCGTTTGGATACGGACTCAGCTATACCAGCTTTGCTTATGGGGAGCTTGTCCTGTCATCGGACAGCTTGACCGCGGAGAATCCTCTCACCGCATCGGTAAAAGTTACGAATACAGGATCTTTGACCGGTGAAGAGACGGTTCAGCTGTACGTTCGCGATATTACCGGAGAAGTTGTACGGCCGATGAAGGAGCTTAAAGGGTTCCGGAAGGTACGCCTTACGCCAGGGGAAAGCGCTGAAATAACCTTTGAAATTAACGAGCCGCTGCTGCGTTATTACCACAGCGACTTATCCTATAAGAGCGATCCAGGGCGGTTTGAACTGTTTATAGGTCCGAACAGCCGGGATGCGGCAAAGGGATCGTTTCAATTGGTCCGCTAG
- a CDS encoding alpha/beta hydrolase, whose protein sequence is MAYIQMAVYAETLGMSTDIHMVIPMQSPLRASRGGKLPVLYLLHGLGGDHTEWTRQSSIERYAEAKGVALVLPRADRSYYTDMKQGGLFFTYLSQELPEIVGSLFPISQRREDTFVAGISMGGYGAFKLALRCPEQYAAAASLSGGLDIVRRLSGPNGFAPDEAERIFGSVDAVKGSDNDLFELAAALGARGTQPLLFQCCGTEDFMYEGNQAFLHHARQAGLEITYEEETAGHEWKYWDRVSQRLLEWLPL, encoded by the coding sequence GTGGCTTACATCCAGATGGCTGTATATGCCGAAACCCTTGGCATGTCAACCGACATTCATATGGTGATTCCTATGCAATCACCGCTTCGCGCTAGCAGGGGAGGCAAGTTGCCGGTTCTATATCTGCTTCATGGATTGGGCGGGGATCATACGGAATGGACGCGGCAGTCCTCGATAGAGCGTTATGCAGAAGCTAAAGGTGTGGCGTTGGTTCTGCCCAGGGCGGACCGTAGCTACTATACGGATATGAAGCAGGGAGGACTCTTTTTTACTTATCTCAGCCAGGAGCTCCCCGAAATTGTAGGGTCCCTGTTTCCGATCTCACAGCGCAGGGAGGATACATTTGTTGCCGGGATATCCATGGGAGGATACGGGGCCTTTAAGCTGGCTCTTCGCTGTCCTGAGCAATATGCTGCTGCGGCAAGCTTGTCCGGCGGGCTGGATATTGTAAGGCGGCTAAGCGGACCGAACGGCTTTGCTCCTGACGAAGCTGAGCGCATCTTTGGCAGTGTAGATGCGGTTAAAGGCAGTGATAACGATTTATTCGAGCTGGCTGCAGCGTTAGGTGCTAGGGGCACTCAGCCTCTATTATTCCAGTGCTGCGGCACAGAGGACTTTATGTATGAAGGCAATCAAGCCTTTCTTCACCATGCGCGCCAGGCCGGACTTGAGATCACCTACGAGGAAGAGACTGCCGGGCACGAGTGGAAGTATTGGGACAGGGTGAGCCAGCGGTTGCTGGAATGGCTGCCGCTCTGA
- a CDS encoding LacI family DNA-binding transcriptional regulator: MATIKDVAKLAGVALSTASYALNGDSKVSAKTREKVLEAARQLNYRKNGFAMDLKRSRTNTIALILTDLSGPYYSELIRSVQDVALAHGYDLIACSSMGGQDSTAVKFLREKRVDAAIVLAHNITNDILYESASQRFPIVVMDREISSEGLINVLVDGEQGGYTATRHLIDCGHKSIAYISGPSNSYDNSLRHQGYLRAMKEAGLEEKAKWRLNGSFIREGGYKATKMMMMQGELPSAVFYGNDEMAIGGMMALQEGGLSVPEDISVIGFDDIQLAEYLNPPLTTIHQPMHELGSLAGHLLFQMLDGDEVNDTYKLMIKLISRESVRKVGSVLEV; this comes from the coding sequence ATGGCTACGATTAAAGATGTGGCGAAATTAGCTGGCGTTGCGCTTTCTACTGCTTCATATGCGCTGAACGGAGACAGCAAGGTAAGTGCGAAGACGAGGGAAAAGGTGCTGGAGGCGGCAAGACAGCTGAATTATCGCAAAAACGGTTTTGCCATGGATTTAAAACGCAGCCGGACCAATACGATTGCACTGATCCTAACGGACCTGTCAGGTCCTTATTATTCGGAGCTGATCCGCAGTGTCCAGGATGTAGCTCTGGCTCATGGCTATGACCTGATTGCCTGCAGCTCTATGGGCGGACAAGATTCAACAGCTGTGAAATTTCTGCGTGAGAAAAGGGTAGATGCAGCTATCGTGCTGGCTCATAATATCACAAATGATATTCTGTATGAGTCGGCAAGCCAACGCTTTCCTATCGTTGTGATGGATCGGGAGATTTCATCGGAAGGCCTGATCAATGTGCTCGTTGATGGAGAGCAGGGAGGTTATACGGCTACCCGGCATCTTATAGACTGCGGTCACAAGTCCATTGCCTATATCAGCGGCCCGTCCAATTCGTATGATAATAGCCTTCGGCACCAAGGATATTTGCGGGCCATGAAGGAAGCGGGACTTGAAGAGAAGGCGAAGTGGAGATTGAATGGAAGCTTTATTCGCGAAGGCGGATATAAGGCCACAAAGATGATGATGATGCAGGGGGAGCTGCCGTCCGCTGTTTTCTATGGAAATGATGAAATGGCTATTGGGGGCATGATGGCGCTGCAGGAAGGCGGGCTATCCGTGCCGGAGGATATTTCCGTTATCGGCTTTGACGATATTCAGCTGGCTGAATATCTAAATCCTCCGCTGACAACCATCCACCAGCCGATGCATGAACTGGGCTCGCTGGCAGGCCACCTGCTCTTTCAGATGCTGGACGGTGATGAGGTGAATGACACCTACAAGCTGATGATTAAGCTCATCTCTCGTGAGTCTGTTCGTAAAGTAGGATCGGTGCTAGAGGTATGA
- a CDS encoding carbohydrate ABC transporter permease yields MALKKLEKGFMVTILIIGGLLMMIPFIWMLGSSFKPENEFTIIPPTIIPNHPTLQNYKDLFVKMDFLIYLGNTLIIVLFSFVGLFLNALAGYAFAKFDFPGKNKFFYLILATMMIPGQVTMIPTYLIINKLGLVNTMGGIILPGLVGAFGIFLFRQFMSTIPTDLLEAARLDGAGELRIFFQLILPVVKPVFAVQGILTFIGAWNSFLWPLIIANDEKLYTLSVGLSLLKGQHGTEFGLQMAGAAFMVIPIIIIFAFFQKHIIEGYTISGMK; encoded by the coding sequence ATGGCACTTAAGAAGCTCGAAAAAGGGTTCATGGTCACTATTTTGATCATTGGCGGACTTCTGATGATGATCCCGTTCATATGGATGCTGGGCTCATCGTTCAAGCCGGAAAATGAATTTACCATCATACCGCCAACCATTATACCGAATCATCCAACACTGCAAAATTATAAAGATTTATTTGTGAAAATGGACTTTCTGATTTATCTCGGCAATACGCTGATTATTGTACTCTTCTCGTTTGTCGGATTGTTCCTGAATGCACTCGCAGGCTATGCGTTTGCCAAATTCGACTTCCCGGGGAAGAATAAATTCTTCTATCTGATCCTTGCGACGATGATGATTCCGGGACAGGTTACCATGATTCCTACCTATTTGATCATTAACAAGCTGGGGCTTGTAAATACCATGGGAGGGATTATACTGCCGGGTCTGGTTGGGGCATTTGGTATCTTCCTGTTCCGTCAGTTCATGTCTACCATTCCGACAGATCTCTTAGAGGCGGCAAGGCTGGACGGAGCTGGCGAGCTGCGGATATTCTTCCAATTAATTCTGCCTGTCGTGAAGCCGGTATTTGCCGTACAGGGAATCCTTACCTTTATCGGCGCCTGGAACAGCTTCCTGTGGCCTCTGATTATCGCTAATGATGAGAAGCTGTACACGCTCTCGGTTGGACTTTCTCTGCTGAAAGGCCAGCATGGAACGGAATTCGGACTTCAAATGGCCGGAGCTGCCTTCATGGTCATCCCGATCATTATCATTTTTGCTTTTTTCCAAAAACATATTATAGAAGGATATACGATCTCTGGGATGAAATAA